CAGCCGAGGCCTTCGAGGATGACCTTGAGCGTTCCGTCCACATCCAGGCGGTACAGCGTGCCGGGCTTGTCGGGGCCGGCCATGGTGCCGCAGAACACCCGCCCGCGCGGGTCGGCGATCACGTCGTTGAAGCGCGAGTTGCGCTCAGCCGGGATCTCCTCGATGATCGTGTCGCGGAAGCCGTCGCGCCACGTGCGCACCGCGCCGCGGGCCATGAAGAGCAGCAGGTCGCCATTGGCCTGCACGGTGAAGCCGCCAATGGCCTCGTCAGCTTCCAGGCACTGCTCATCCTCCCCGGTGGCGGGGTCGTAGCGGAACAGCCGCCCGGCGGGGATATCCACCCAGTACAGACGCTTCTGCAGCGGGTGCCACAGAGGGCCTTCACCGGTGTGACAGGCATAGTCGGCAATGAGTTCCATGTGCATTGTGGTCGGTGCCAAGTCCCAAGCGCCAAGTGAACGGCAGTGCTCGCAGTAGGTGTTTCCATACGCAACGGCGAATATCCTGCGCCGGTCGCTTCCTCGACCACTGTCCACCAAGCACTTGGCACATGGCACCTGCCACTTGCCACTCAAGGAGTCTCTCATGTCTACCGTTCGTCTGGGCGTCATCGGCTGTGGCGGGATGTGCGGAGCGCACCTGCCGTCCGTGGGCGGCAAGTCTCCCGCCATCTCCGAGCAGTACCGCCCCTTCGCCGAGCAGATCGAGATCCGCGGTCTGTGTGACATCAACCAGGAGAAGGCCGAGGCGTACCGCCAGAAGTTCGGCGGCGACTACATCACCGACGACCCCGAGAAGCTCTTCTCCGACCCGAACGTGGACGCTGTTCTCATCACCACCTGGCACGACACACATGCCCCGCTCTCCCTGCGCGCCATGGCCGCCGGCAAGCACGTGCTGATTGAAAAGCCGATGGCGATGACCGAGCAGGAGTGCGACGACATCCTGGCGATGGAGGAGAAGTCGGGCCTCAACTACATGGTGGCCTTCCGCTGCCGCTTCGCCAAGGGCGCCCAGGACGTCAAGCGAGAAATTCCCCAGCCCGACAACATTGTCGCCAACGCGCGGGCGGCAGGCATCTGGGGCGAGGCCAGTTGGGCGCAGGACCCGATCAAGGGCGGCGGGCAGATCCTGTCGCAGGGCTGCCACGTCGTGGACATGATGTTCTTCCTGGCCGGCGCCGAGCCCAAGGAGGTCTGGGCCACCGGTGGCATGTACCACCACAACCGCCCCGAGCCGCTGGACACGATCAATGCCGCCATCCGCTATGAGAACGGCGCCACCGGCGCCTTCATGGGCGGAGACGGGGGCGTGGGCAACCTGATGATGCACCACCCGCTGCCCTGCGGCTGCCCGTTCTTTGTCATCTCCCTGTGCAAGGGCCGCAGCGGCATGGCGATTGACCACGGCCACGACGCGCGCTTCGAGTCGTGCGTGCCGGCCGACCAGTGGACGCCGCCGTACAAGTCAAAGGAGTACTCGGTGGAGCTAGGGGCCGAAGTCGCCAGCGGCGTGCCGGACATTCTCCCGGCGTTCGGAATGTCCATCATCAACGGCGAGAAGCCCATCGCGACGGCCTGGGACGGGGCGCGCACGACGCGCTTCATCCTGCGGTGCTTCGAGAGCGCCCGCACGGGCAAGCTGATGACGTTCTAGGGTCTGTGCAACTCAGCAGTAACGCGGGCGGCCTCGCCCGCGTGCGGTGGGGATGGGCGGGCGAGGCCGCCCGCCCTACTGCAAGGGATCGCCGGGGTGCCACGGCCAGGCTCCCTGGCCGTGCTCCGGTTCGGACCTGCACGGCCGGCAGGGCTGGCCGTGGCACCCACACCGGGAAGGGAAGCCCGTGATGTCAGAACCTGAAGCACCTGTGTGCGGGCCGCTCATCGCCTGCGATGCCCTCGTCGGGGCGCCACTCGTGCCGCCGTCGGGGCCTGTGCCCGATGTGGCGGACCTCGAGGCGGAGATGACGCGGCTGCACCTCAGCGCCGCCGTCGTGCGCCACCGCGCCTGCCGCCAGACCTCGGCCCACCTGGGCAACAACATACTCATGGACGAGATCACCGGCCGGCCGCATCTGCGGCCGGCGTGGTTCGTGACGCCCGACGGCCGCGAGCCGGAGTTCGACCCCGCCGTCACGCTGGCGCAGATGCTGGCCGCCGGTGTGCGCTGGACCTGGACCGATCCTGCGGCCCAGGGCTTCTCGCTGCAGCCCTGGTGCAGCGGCCCGCTCCTGGCCGCCCTGTCCGAGCATCGCGTGCCGCTGCTGCTGGACTACGCGAGCATCGTTCTGCGCGACCTGCACGAGGCGATGGAGACCTTCCCCGCGCTGCGCGTCGTGCTGCTGCAAGTCCCGCGCGTGGGGCGCAACCGGCTGGTCGAGCCGCTGCTGGCGGCACACCCGGAGCTGTATCTGGGCTGCGCCCCGTCGCTGTCGGTGCATGCCTACTGGCCGGACCTGTGCCGACGCTTCGGGTCGCATCGCTGGCTCTGGGGCAACCATTACCCGGACGCGGAGGGCGGGGCGGCCGTGACGGGGTTGCTCTACGCGGGGCTGTCGCCGCAAGCGCTGCAGGACATCGCCCACGGCAACCTGGAGCGGCTGCAGGCGGAGGTGCATGCATGATCGGGAAGGACTACTTCGAGCAGCAGGCCTTCGCCGGCGCACCGCTGAGCGACGCCATCGTCATTGACGCCCACGGCCACCTGGGCGACGATCGGGACTTCCCCTTCCCGACCACCTCGACCGACGCGCTCGTGGCTACCATGGACCGCATCGGGGTGGACGTCACCTGCGTGAGCAGCATCCCAGCCATCTACGGGCAGTCCGCCCGCGGCAATGCCGAGGTACTCGCCGCCCTGGCGCGCCACCCGGGCCGCATCTTCGGCTACGTCGTCGTGGACATCGGCTATCCGGACCGAGTGCAGCCGGAGCTGGAACGCGGCCTGGCCGGCGGGATGCGCGGGGTCAAGATCCACAGCAGCAGCGGTCTGCCGTACCGGCACCCCAACTACACACCCGTCTATGACTTCGCCGCCGCCCGCAGCCTGCCGCTGCTGGCGCACACGTGGAGCGACAGCGAACTCGACGACCTGGAGCCGCAGTTCAGCCGCTGCCCGAACGTCAACTTCATCCTCGGGCATGCTGGGGCGGTCGCTCGCGAGCACTACGTGCACCTCGGCCACCAGTACCCGAACGTCTACCTCGAGCTGTGCTTCTCGGCCTGCCCGCGGGGGCTGGTGGAGTACTTCGTGGGCGAGGGCCTCGCGGACAAGATGCTGTGGGGCTCGGACTGCATCTTCATGAGCATGGAGCAGCAGATCGGCCGCGTCATCTTCGCCCAGATCAGCGAGGCCGACAAGCGCCTGATCCTGGGCGAGACCGCCGCCCGGGTGCTGCTCGGACGGTAGCCAACGCGCGAACGGAGCATACCGTGCCCTCACCCGACCAAGCCGTGGACACGCTGGCCGCCGACTCGCCAGTCACCTTCCCCACAGACGGCCCGGCCCCGGCGACGTACCCGTGCGACCTGCCGGCCGAGAATCGTCCGCCGGAGCCGGACTACTACCTCTTCAGCACGCCGGAGCGGTCGCTGGAGCAGATCCGGACCGTCCAGGCCGAGATGATCCCCGGCACGTTCACGCCGCCGCCAGCGGACTGGGGGCCGCTGCAGCGCGCCCGGCGCCTGCTGACGGAGGGCGGCGACTTCCACCTGCTCGGCCTGGGCGACAGCATCGTCAATGACACGATGCGCTCCGGCTGGGTGGGGCTGCTGCAGGAAGCCTACCCGCGGGCGCGGGTGCGCGGCACGGTCTGCGTGCGCGGGTGCGGGGGCTGCCAGCACTACAAGCTCGAAGAGCGCATCGCGAAGGTCGTCGTGCCGCTGCGGCCGGATGTCGTCTACATCGGCGGAATCAGCCAAGCGGACATTGAGAGCATCCGTGAGGTCGTCGGCCAGTTGCGGGCCGGCCTGCCGGAGGTCGAGGTGCTGCTGGCGACGGGGACCTTCGGGCGCGCCGACCCGCGCGACCCGGTGGCGCTGGCGGCGGCGCCGTACTCGGGCACGGGGCCGTGGGGCGCGGCGCTCCAGGCGCTGGCGGCCGAACTGGGCTGCGCCTATCTGGACATGACCGGCCCCTGGGCCGAATACCTGCGCAGCACCGGGGTGCACCCGCACCTGTTCTTCCGCGATGCCGTCCATGCCAACGAGTTCGGCGAGCAGATCCTGGCCCGCATCATGATGGCGTTCTGGACGGCCCAGGCCTGACGACGAGACTGCCCGACAGAGGAAGACCATGAGACTGCTACTCTCGCTCCTGCTGGTCGCCGTGGCCCTGCCGCTGCGGGCCCAGGACACGATCCTCCGCCATGACTGCTACCTGGCCTTCACCGGGCAGAAGGGCGAGATGGCGAGCTTCGCGGCCCGTGCCATCCCCCGGGCGCCCTACCATGACGACCTCCAACTGCTCGCTCTGGACTCCCAGAGCCGCGAGGTAGCTGAGCAGGTCGTGCCGCTGGGGACCGAAGCGAAGATGGACGTGCCGCTGCAGACCGAGGGGCTGCACGTGCTGGCAGTGACCACCGGGCAGCCGGTAGCGGTCGTGCGCCGCACCAATGGGCCCTTCGCCCTCGTCGCCTCGGAGCAGACGCCCCTGAACGTCTGCGGCGGCTTCGCCAGGCACTACTTCTTCGTCCCCAAGGGCCTCAACCGGTTCCAGATCGGTGTCAGCGCCGACGTGACGGGCGAGGGGGCGCGACTGGGCATCTGGTCGCCGGACGGTAAGGCCGTCGTGGACCTGGAGGACGACTTCGACACGCTGCAGCGCCTGAAGGTGGAGGTCCCGGCGGGCATGGATAGCCAGCCGTGGGCGATCGCGCTGTCCAAGCCCCAGGACCCCAAGCTGGTGCTCGATGACGTGCTACTGTGGCTGGGGCGGGGCCTGCCGCCGTACCTTTGCGAGCAGCCCGAATGGCTGGCGGCGTTCGTGGGCTCCCTGAAGCCCGAGCAGATCAGCCTGCACGTGCCGCTCAGGAACCTGTCTCTGACCCAGGGAGGCACGTTCACGGTCAAGTTCGCCCTCGAAGCGGCGCCCCGGGCCAGGATGGCGGCTCTGCGGGCTGTGGCGCAGGACGTAGACTACCCCAACGAGGGTACATTCACGCTGAATGGCTCCAAACCGTACGCTTTTCCGCTGACCGGCGACGGCGGCTCGCTGCTGGTGACCGTGATGCTGAAGCCGGAGGACCTGCGGGCGGGGGAGAACGTCCTGGAGTTCAAGCACGACAACCGGGCCTCCGCCGCGATGGGACTGACGCAGATGGAGATCATCGCGGGCGACGAGATTCACCTGGAGGAAGCCTGGTAAGCGCCCGTCGCGGCGTCTCCCTGGCTTGTGTCTGCGAATAGGCCACGAAGCGGTCAGGCTCTTGACTTTCCGGCGAAGATTGTGTTACGTTTACCGTGGGAAGATAAGCAGGCCCCGTCGGCCATGGGTTTTGGCCCCGGCGGAGCCTCATTTGTGACGGCCTTCCGCACGTCAGCACGAAGAAGCGAAACCAACGTTCGCAGCACACATCGTTGCCCAAAGGGATGGTAGAGATGGCAACTCTGCGCCGTTCCCCTGTGTTCAGCTTTCTTTCGGCCCTGGCGCTGGGCAGCATCGTGCTGACCGCGCTGCTGCCCGGGCTGGCGTTCGGAGCTCCGCTGGTGGCGATCACGCGCCCGGTGCAGGGCGCGGTCGTGTCGGGCCAGATCTGGATTGATGTGGCCTTCAACGCCAGCAACAACCTCCCTGTCACCCGCCTGGAGGTCTACATTGATGACCAACTGGCGCGGGAAGTGGACCTGGCCCAGCCCATGCTGATGGGCCGCCAGAGCTTCAACTGGGATTTCAGCTACTCCTCCAACAGCACTCACAAGATCGGCGCCCGGGCCATTGACTCGGGCAACAACTCCGCCGTCGCTTCCATCTCCGTTCAGGTACAGAACGCCGCCGCCACCGGCCCCGATGTCATCGCTCCGGTCGTCCGCATCTACTACCCCGCCCAGGGCGCCAAGGTCCACGACACGACCGAGATCAAGGCCGAGGCCACGGACAACGTGGGCGTCGAGTTGGTGTACTTCTACATTGACGGTCGACTGCACAAGATGATGATGAACGCGCCGCCGTACGTGGACGCGTGGGACACCACCCGCGAGGTGGACGGCCTGCACGTCCTGGAAGCGGTGGCGGTAGACAAGGCTGAGAACGAGGCGCGCTCGGCGCAAGTGACCGTTGTGGTCGAGAACCGCAGCGCGACGGGGATGGCGCCCGGCGGCCCGGTGAAGACGCAGGGTTTCGGCTCGTCCACGCTCCCGACCGTGCCGCCCACGCCGGCGCCGATTGGCGTCCCGGCGCCCGCGCCCATAGCGCCGACGCTCGATACAGCGGCGGTACCGACGCCCAACCCGGCCCCGACGCCGGCGCCGGTCGTCACCAGTGAGCCGTCTACCGGGATCGCGACTGCCGGGACCGTGCCAACGCCCGCGCCGATCACTCCGGCTCCGGCCGTGACGGGGACCCCGCTGCCCAGCGTGCCGCCTACGCCGGCCCCCAGCGTCGACCGCGCACCGACGCCCATCGCGCCGGCCCCGGCCCCGCCGGTGAAGATCGTCACGGTGGCGCCGTGGGTCCAGCCGCCGACTTACGTCCCGCCGCCGCCGACCATCACGCTCCCACCCGTCGGCTCGTCCAGCCCCGTGGCTGTCGCCAGTGACCGCCAGTCCGGGCTCGCGCCGGCCATTCTCAGCGCCAAGACTGCCGCCGGGGGCGAGGCAGGCGTCCTGCCGCGGCCGGGCGTGGATGCCAGCCGCCCCGGCGCTACGGGCGCTCTGAGCACCGCGCCGAAGACCGAGGCGCCGGCGGGCGCCGCGACCGTCCCCACGACCGACGTGGCGCGGTCCGCGCCAGCGACGACTCCTGATACGGCTTCCGGCCCTGTGGCCATCAAGACGACGCAGCCGACGACCGCGGTGCTGCCGCTGCGCGCCGCCACGACGAGTGGCCTGCAGGCCGAGGCGGCCCTGCCGACCACCACGCAGCCGCGCCTGGCGCTCAGCTCGCCGGCATTGCCCGCCCTGGCCAAGACGACGGCGCCCGCCGGTGAACTCCGCACAAGTGCCGTCGGTCGCACGAGTCTACCCACCGGTTCGGTGGCGGCCGTCGAGAGCACCGCGCCCGTGAAGACCACCACCCGCCAGCCGGGCCTGGCGCCGCTGCCGGTACGGCCGTCGCGGCCCGCCGTCACGCGCGTCGAGCCCGTGGGCCCGGCAGTCGCCATCACCGCCAGCCAGCCCGTGGCCGTGCAGCCTGCGACGGTCCTGACCCCCGAGAAGACCGGCCCGGCCTCGGGGCTGTCACGCATCACCGTACCCAGCACGCCTGTCGCCGCGAAGCCGGCAGCGCCGAAGCCGGTGGCTCCGACGAAGGTCGCCGTCGGCGTCCGCCCGGCCGTGTCGCCGCTCATCACCGACGCAGCTCTGGCCGAGTACCGCGGGTTGCCGGTCCCGGCGTACCGCATGACGGCTCGCCTGCCTGAGAGTGGCGCCGCCCGCGTGGCCGCCGATGGACGCACCACGACCCCGGAGGGCACGATCGCCGCCATCCCGGTCGCCATCGCCAAGGTGCGCGACATCAAGATCGTGTTCGACGGCGAGGTCCTGTCGCTGCGGGCCACGCCCGAGACGCGCCGTGGCATCTCGCTCGCGCCGCTCCGCGAGATCTTCGAGCAGACCGACGGTGTGCTGTACTGGTTCCCGGTCGAGAAGCAGGTTCGCGCGGTCAACAAGGGCGTGGATGTGAACCTGAAGATCGGTGACCCGAAGGTTACGGTCAACGGTGAGCAGCGGGTGCTGCAGATCGCGCCGTACATCAAGCGCGGTCGCACCATGGTGCCGCTGCAGTTCATCGCCGACGTGCTGGACGTCAACATCGCCGTCAACAGCGCCACCGGCGACATCATGATCAGCAGCAATCAACTGTAGTCCCTGTCGTTTTCCCGGTACACAAACGGCAGCCCCAAGAGAGACCCTTTTGGGGCTGCTTTCACAACTTGTCCCACCCGGGAGGTGCAAGCCTCTGCCCCACCTCCCGCACTACAGCCATACCGGCACTCCATGCGGAGGATTGGCACATGACTCTCTTCGGGACTCAGCAGCTCAACAGCGCCGGCCATCTTGAGATCGGCGGCTGCGACACGGTCGAACTGGCGCGGCAGTTCGGCACGCCCCTGTATGTCGTGGACGAGGCTCTCGTCCGCAGCAACTGCCGCGAGTACAAGCGCGCTTTCGGCCAGCGTCTTGCCGCAGTGGAGATCGCCTATGCCAGCAAGGCGCTGATCACGACCGCGATCTGCCGGCTGATGTACCAGGAGAGCATGTCGCTCGACGTGGCCTCCGAGGGTGAACTGTACACGGCGCTGCAGGCGGGCTTCCCCGCCGAGCGCATCAAGCTGCACGGCAACTTCAAGAAGGAGAGCCTCATCCGCATGGCGCTGGCGCATGGTGTCGGGCGGATCGTGGCCGATAGCCTCGTGGAACTGGAGGAGATCTCGCGGATCGCCGGCGACATGGGCAAGACGGCGCACCTGCTGCTGCGCATCGCCCCCGGTGTGAAGGCCTCCACCCACGCGGCCATCCAGACCGGCCAGGAGGACACCAAGTTCGGCCTGAGCATTCGCGACATGGCGCGGCCGGGCATCAAGCTGGCCCTGGAGCTGCCCCACCTGCAACTGCACGGGCTGCACGCCCACATCGGCTCGCAGATTCTCGACACCGATGCCTTCAAGCGCGCGGTCGAGGTCTTCGTGGACTTCCTGTGCAGCGTGCGCGAGGAGCTCGGGTTCGCCTGCGAGCAGCTCGACCTCGGCGGCGGGCTGGGCATCCGCTACCAGGAGGACGACCGGCCGCCCAGCATTGACGAACTGGCCGCAGTGATGGCCGGCACGCTCACGGCGGCATGCGGGCACAAGAACCTGCCCGTGCCGGCACTGATTCTCGAGCCGGGGCGCTCGATCGTGGGCGAGGCGGGCACTACGCTGTACACCATCGGGGCCGTCAAGCACATTCCCGGCGTGCGGACCTACCTGTCCGTGGATGGTGGCCTGTCGGACAACCCGCGCCCGGTCATGTACGACGCGCTCTACCGGGCGACAATTGCGAACAAGGCGGCCCACGAGCACTCGGTCGAGGGCCTGCGGGTGTCCGGCGCGCACTGCGAGACCGACACGCTCATTCCCGAGATCACCCTGCAGTCGCCCGAGCCCGGGGACATCCTGGCGGTCTTCGGCACCGGCGCCTATAACCACTCGATGGCCTCGAACTACAACCGTTTCTGCCGCCCGGCCATGGTACTGGTGGCCGATGGCCAGGCGGACCTCATCACCCAGCGCGAAGAGCTGGCAGACCTGCTGCGGCAGGACGTCATGCCGGAGCGACTGAAGTAGGAGGGTCCCGCGTGGGCGCGCGAGCGAGATGCGGATTGCGCTGACGGAGCGAGTGGCGGCCGAGCATGCGGCACGCCTGGCGCAGATCGGGAGGCTGGCAGCCGAACTGGGCCTGCCGGCGTATCTCGTCGGCGGGCCGGTGCGCGACGCCCTCCTGTGGCGGGCGTCGCTGGACCTGGATGTCACCGTGGAGGGGGAGGCGGCGCCGCTGGCCGAGCGGCTTGCCGAGCACTTCGGGGGCCGCCTGACCGCGCACGAACGCTTCGGCACTGCCGTCGTGGAGATGCCCGGGTGGCATCTCGATGTCGCCACCGCCCGGCGCGAGACGTATCCTCAGCCGGGGGCACTGCCCGTCGTCGAGCCGGCTGGCCTGGAGGAGGACCTGCGGCGGCGCGACTTCTCGTACAACGCCATGGCGCTGCGCCTGGACCGCGACCCGGGGCTGTTGTGCGACCCGCTGCGCGGCTTCGCTGACCTGCGCGCGGGTCTGACGCGCGGGCTGCATGAGCGCACTTTCGTGGACGACCCGACCCGCATCCTCCGCGCGGGTCGCTATGCGGCGCGGCTCGGGTGTCGGCTTGAGCCGGAGACACGCGGCTGGCTGGACCAGGCCGTGGCCGCGGGGGCGCTGCGGACGGTGACCGGGCAGCGCCTGTGGGGCGAGTTGTCGCGGTTGCTCGCCGAGCCGACTGCCCCGGAGGCCGTGGGCCTGCTGGGGCGCTGGGGCGCGCTGGAGCGCCTGGGGCTCACAGGTTCGGGCAGCGTCGAACTGCGCGTGCTGCACGTGGCGCAGCGGGACCTGGGGCTGGGGGACTGGGACCGGGCCATGGCGGCGCTGGGGCTGCTGTCCGGGGCGTGCATGCCGCACCGGGTGACGGAGTTTGGTCTGTCGGCGGCGGAGGCGACGGCTGCCGGGGCGGCGGCAGAGGCGGTGGCGGCGCCCCCGCAAGGCGTCTTTGCACCGGGCACGAAAAATAGTACACTCTATGAGGCTCTGGCCCCGTTGGCGCGGGCGGCGCTGGCGGCGCTGTGGGTCCGTCTCCCGGCTTCGCGACCCGCGCTCGAGCGGTTCCGCAGGCTGGCGCCACAACTGGACATTGACGGCCACGTCCTGGAGGCCGAGGGGTTCACACCGTCCCCCGGGTTCAGGGCGGCGCTGGAGGCAGCCCGCCGGGCGAAGCTGGACGAGGGAGCCGACCGCGCGCAGCAGTTGGCGGCGGCGCGGCAGGCGCTGCAGCACTGGCAGGCCGAACACGGATTGTAGACTACAGATATGCTGTATCCCTTGTTGCGAGGCGAGATCGGTCTCGATGTGTTCCTGTCGTGGCTCCTGGCCATGGCGATCGGTCTCACCGTCCATGAGTTCTGCCACGCCAAGCGGGCCGACATGGCGGGGGACCGCACGCCGCGCCTCAATGGTCGCGTGACCCTCAACCCCCTGGCCCACTACGACCTGATGGGCACGACGATGCTGCTGGTGTTCGGCTTCGGGTGGGGCAAGCCGGTGCCGATCAACCCGCTGGCCTTCCGCCACCCGCGGAGCGACACGATCGCGGTGTCGCTGGCGGGCGTGGTCAGCAACATGGTGATTGCCGTCCTGGCGGCGCTGCCCATCCGTCTGGGCCTGTCGGGCGCATACACCATGCCGCTGGCGGTCATGGTGTACCTGAACCTGATCCTGGCGGTGTTCAACCTGATCCCGGTGCCGCCGCTGGATGGGTCGCACGTGCTGCAGATGCTGCTGCCACTGAGGCTCCACCGGCGGGTCGAGACCTTCTACGCCCGCAACGCCCAGTGGCTGTTCCTCGCCCTGCTGGCCCTGGTCTTCACCGGCATCGTCGGGTTGCCGGTACGGCTGTTGTTTGTGCTATTCACCGGATTGCCGTCCATCTAGCCGCGCGTGAAGGGGTAGACCTGCACTTGAGTGATGACCTGAAGGCTGTCGTACTGTGCGCCGGGGAGGGCACGCGGCTGCGTCCGTTGACCTTCTCCAAGCCCAAGCATCTGCTGCCGGTGGCGGGTAAGCCGCTGCTGGGGCACGTGCTGGACGCGCTGGCCGCTGCCGGAGTGCACGAGGTGGGCCTGGTGGTGGGCTACCTGGCCGAGGCAGTGCAGGGCTACGTGGGCGACGGCGAGCAGTGGGGTGTGACGGCCACGTACATCCGACAGGAGCACCCGCTGGGGCTCGGCCATGCCATCAAGCAGGCGGAGGGCTTCCTGGACGGGGCGCCGTTCCTGGTGTACCTGGGCGACAACCTGCTGGGCGACGGCATCACGTCTTTCGTGGATGACTTCCGCGCCGGGAACGGGGACGCGGCGCTGCTGCTCAAGGAGGTGCCGGACCCCCGGCGCTACGGTGTGGCGGTGGTGGATGAGCAGCGGCGGGTCACGCGCGTGGTCGAGAAGCCCGCCCAGCCGCCCTCGAACCTCGCGATCGTCGGCGTTTACGCCTTCCAGCCGATCATCTTCGACGCGATTGACAGCATCAAGCCCTCGCCCCGCGGCGAGCTGGAGATCACCGACGCCATCCAGCACCTGATCGAGCAGGATCGCGTGGTGAAGGCGGGCCTGGTGGCGGGCTTCTGGGAGGATGCCGGAGAGCCGGCGGCCCTGCTGGTGGCCAACCGCTTCTACCTGGACCGGACCGTCACCGAGACCCGGGTACCGCTGCGGAACGGCTGTACGCTGTCCGGACCGGCCAGCGTGGGGCCGGGAACGCGCATCACCAACAGCCGCCTGGAAGGCCCGTGCCTGATCGGCAGCAACTGCCACGTGGACAACTGCGTGATCGGGCCGTACGCGGCCATCGGGGACGGCTGCGACATCAAGGACAGCCGTGTCGAGGATAGTATCATCCAGCAGAAGTGCCAGATCACCGGCGTGGCGCTGCAGCACTCGGTGCTGGGTGAGCGGGTCCAGATCGGTGGCGGGGAGACCCCCGAACGCCCCCTGCACATGGTGCTGGGGGACATGGCGCAGATCAGGATGCTTTGATGGCCGCGACGACCACACGCAAATCCAAAGCCAAGCAGGCCGGCGAGCAGCCCCAACTGGCGCTCTTCAGCGGCTTCCCCGTGAGCATCGAGATCTTCGAGGGCCCGCTGGACCTGTTGCTGCACCTCGTCCGTCGTGAGGAAGTGGATGTGGCCGAGATCAGCATCGCCTCGATCACCGGCCAGTACCTGACGTACCTCCACACCATGGAGGAGCTGAACATCCACTACAGCGCGGACTTCGTCGTGATGGCCTCCTCTCTGATGCTCCTCAAGTCGCGCTGGCTGCTGCCCATCAACCCGGCCGGCGAAGCCGAGGAGGAAGTCGTCGAGGAGGCCGT
The sequence above is a segment of the bacterium genome. Coding sequences within it:
- a CDS encoding glucose-1-phosphate thymidylyltransferase — encoded protein: MSDDLKAVVLCAGEGTRLRPLTFSKPKHLLPVAGKPLLGHVLDALAAAGVHEVGLVVGYLAEAVQGYVGDGEQWGVTATYIRQEHPLGLGHAIKQAEGFLDGAPFLVYLGDNLLGDGITSFVDDFRAGNGDAALLLKEVPDPRRYGVAVVDEQRRVTRVVEKPAQPPSNLAIVGVYAFQPIIFDAIDSIKPSPRGELEITDAIQHLIEQDRVVKAGLVAGFWEDAGEPAALLVANRFYLDRTVTETRVPLRNGCTLSGPASVGPGTRITNSRLEGPCLIGSNCHVDNCVIGPYAAIGDGCDIKDSRVEDSIIQQKCQITGVALQHSVLGERVQIGGGETPERPLHMVLGDMAQIRML